Proteins co-encoded in one Arthrobacter alpinus genomic window:
- a CDS encoding M4 family metallopeptidase — MSTTREGIHPRTLCSIAPPDLLGRLAIEGDPRQREAAVRALATSAAIRSQRAVMGYLNRQLNVNIGKMVGFSVIPERRLTIYDNKTNGRTFLPGVRARDWGEPPVKDAAVNQAYDGSSATYEFFRDVYQRNSLDDAGLELISSVHYGVAFDNAFWDGTQMVYGDGSGRIFQIGGLTRAVDVIAHELTHGITELTAALIYSKQPGALNESFSDVFGSLVKQFTLNQTAADADWLIGEGILVPELGTALRSMINPGTAYSGDQQPGHMDQYKDLPDNNDPRNDNGGVHINSGIPNHAFALAARAMGGYAWEKAGKIWYTALTTRLRANSQLDEAARATVDVAGTLFSSTEQDMVHDAWKQVGVLS, encoded by the coding sequence ATGTCAACAACCCGCGAAGGAATCCACCCCCGGACACTGTGCAGTATTGCCCCGCCGGACTTATTAGGCCGTTTGGCCATCGAAGGCGATCCCCGTCAACGAGAAGCTGCCGTGCGTGCCCTTGCCACGTCCGCTGCCATCCGCTCCCAACGCGCCGTCATGGGTTATCTCAACCGCCAGCTGAACGTGAACATCGGCAAAATGGTGGGCTTCAGCGTCATCCCCGAACGCCGCCTGACCATCTACGACAACAAGACGAACGGCCGGACCTTCTTGCCTGGCGTGCGGGCCCGGGACTGGGGCGAGCCACCAGTGAAGGACGCTGCCGTCAATCAGGCCTACGACGGCAGCAGTGCCACTTATGAGTTCTTCCGCGACGTCTACCAGCGCAACTCTCTTGACGACGCTGGGTTGGAACTCATCTCATCGGTCCACTACGGCGTCGCCTTTGACAACGCCTTCTGGGACGGCACCCAAATGGTTTACGGTGACGGCAGCGGCCGGATCTTCCAGATTGGTGGCCTGACCCGGGCCGTGGATGTCATCGCCCACGAGCTAACTCATGGAATCACCGAGCTCACAGCTGCGCTCATCTATAGCAAACAGCCCGGGGCCTTGAATGAATCCTTCTCGGACGTCTTCGGCTCCCTCGTCAAACAGTTCACCCTGAATCAGACCGCAGCCGACGCCGACTGGCTCATTGGCGAAGGAATCCTGGTCCCGGAGCTGGGGACCGCGCTGCGCTCCATGATCAACCCCGGCACCGCCTACTCCGGCGATCAGCAACCCGGACACATGGACCAATACAAGGATCTGCCCGACAACAACGATCCCCGCAACGACAATGGCGGCGTGCACATTAACTCAGGCATCCCCAACCACGCCTTCGCATTGGCCGCCCGAGCCATGGGCGGTTACGCGTGGGAAAAGGCAGGCAAGATCTGGTACACGGCCCTCACCACCCGGCTGCGCGCCAACTCCCAATTAGACGAGGCCGCCCGAGCCACAGTCGATGTCGCCGGAACCTTGTTCAGTTCCACCGAGCAGGACATGGTCCACGACGCGTGGAAACAGGTGGGAGTGCTTTCATGA
- a CDS encoding exodeoxyribonuclease III translates to MENGHLRIASVNVNGIRAAYKNGMGPWLADRDVHILCLQEVRAPDAIVQGFLGEDWHVLHAEAEAKGRAGVLIATRKDVLEPVATRIGIGDDYFATTGRWVEADYVIAGSDGTPQTLTVVSAYVHSGEVGTPKQDDKFRFLDTMIGRLPQLAAASDHVLLVGDLNVGHKTLDIKNWKGNVKRAGFLPEERAYFDRFFGEEIGFKDVARELAGEVDGPYTWWSNRGQAFTNDTGWRIDYHAATPALAAKAQSCVVDRAASYEERFSDHAPLVVDYKF, encoded by the coding sequence ATTGAAAACGGTCATTTGAGGATCGCAAGCGTCAACGTCAACGGCATCAGAGCCGCGTACAAGAACGGTATGGGCCCCTGGCTCGCAGACCGCGATGTGCACATTTTGTGCCTTCAGGAGGTCCGTGCGCCGGACGCGATCGTGCAGGGATTCTTGGGCGAAGACTGGCATGTGCTGCACGCCGAAGCCGAAGCCAAGGGCCGTGCTGGCGTGTTGATCGCCACCCGCAAGGACGTGCTGGAACCTGTTGCCACCCGCATCGGCATTGGTGATGACTACTTCGCCACCACCGGCCGCTGGGTCGAAGCCGACTACGTGATTGCCGGGTCCGACGGCACACCGCAAACCCTTACCGTGGTCAGTGCCTACGTCCATTCCGGCGAGGTTGGCACCCCCAAGCAGGACGATAAGTTCCGTTTCCTGGACACCATGATTGGGCGCTTGCCGCAGCTTGCTGCCGCCAGCGATCACGTTCTACTGGTGGGTGACCTCAACGTGGGTCACAAAACCTTGGATATCAAGAACTGGAAGGGCAACGTCAAGCGCGCCGGATTCTTGCCCGAAGAACGCGCCTACTTTGACCGCTTCTTTGGTGAAGAAATTGGTTTCAAGGACGTGGCCCGCGAACTCGCTGGCGAAGTGGATGGGCCCTATACCTGGTGGTCCAACCGTGGACAGGCTTTCACTAACGACACCGGTTGGCGGATTGACTACCACGCAGCCACGCCCGCACTGGCCGCAAAAGCACAGAGTTGTGTAGTGGACAGGGCAGCGTCGTACGAGGAACGCTTCTCAGATCACGCCCCGCTTGTTGTCGACTACAAGTTCTAA
- a CDS encoding aldo/keto reductase codes for MQTNVLGKTFRSVSGVGLGTWQLGADWGNVSESDALAVLAASAEAGVTFFDTADVYGDGRSEQVIGKFLRDHTAGTTVTVATKMGRRMEQVPENYVLSNFRAWTDRSRKNLGVDTLDLVQLHCPPTAVVTSDEVYDALDTLVAEGAIANYGLSVETCDQALAAIARPNVATIQIILNAFRLKPLDAVLPAAKAAGVGIIARVPLASGLLAGKYTPATAFAANDHRNFNRDGSAFDVGETFSGVDYTVGLEAAGKFAELASTVEGTTAQAALAWVSQLDGVSSVIPGARSTEQARANAAAGSLPELGAAFNAGVSEIYDSLLRADIHPRW; via the coding sequence ATGCAAACAAATGTCTTGGGAAAAACGTTCCGTTCGGTGTCCGGCGTCGGGCTTGGCACATGGCAGCTTGGCGCCGACTGGGGCAATGTCAGCGAATCCGATGCCTTGGCCGTGCTGGCCGCATCTGCGGAAGCCGGTGTTACGTTCTTCGACACGGCTGATGTGTATGGTGACGGACGCAGCGAGCAAGTGATCGGTAAATTCCTGCGGGATCACACCGCGGGAACCACCGTCACCGTCGCCACCAAAATGGGTCGGCGCATGGAGCAGGTGCCGGAAAATTACGTGCTTTCAAATTTCCGGGCCTGGACCGATCGTTCCCGCAAGAACCTTGGCGTGGACACCCTCGATCTGGTGCAGCTGCATTGCCCACCCACGGCCGTGGTCACGTCTGATGAGGTGTATGACGCCCTGGACACACTGGTTGCCGAGGGTGCCATCGCTAACTACGGGCTCAGCGTGGAAACGTGCGATCAGGCCTTGGCAGCGATCGCCCGCCCGAACGTGGCCACCATCCAAATCATCCTGAACGCGTTCCGGCTCAAGCCGTTGGATGCCGTGCTGCCCGCCGCGAAGGCCGCCGGCGTGGGCATCATCGCCCGCGTTCCGCTCGCCAGTGGCCTTCTTGCCGGCAAATACACGCCCGCAACTGCCTTTGCGGCCAACGATCACCGCAATTTCAACCGCGATGGCAGCGCCTTTGACGTGGGCGAGACGTTCTCCGGCGTGGACTACACCGTGGGACTTGAGGCCGCTGGGAAGTTCGCCGAGCTGGCCTCCACAGTGGAAGGAACCACGGCACAAGCCGCACTTGCGTGGGTTTCCCAGCTAGACGGTGTCTCAAGTGTGATCCCCGGTGCCCGTTCTACCGAACAGGCCCGGGCTAACGCGGCAGCCGGTTCACTGCCCGAGCTTGGTGCTGCGTTCAACGCTGGCGTGAGCGAGATCTACGATTCCCTGCTGCGTGCGGACATTCACCCTCGCTGGTAG
- a CDS encoding GAP family protein: MPGSGRPAPAPAAELKWQTRLSKALRSPGGMVGLALVAGLLELPTMVPYLVAIGFLSNSTLPLPGAIGLLVVYCLLMLVPALILLGLRAAAGTWLDSLIHRVSSKMSKFSGETVLWVLGIVGFLLLRAGLTALAPAAAWNPFK; the protein is encoded by the coding sequence GTGCCGGGCTCTGGGCGTCCGGCGCCAGCCCCTGCCGCGGAGCTCAAGTGGCAGACTCGACTCTCCAAAGCCCTCCGCAGCCCGGGCGGCATGGTGGGTTTGGCCCTGGTTGCCGGCCTGTTGGAGTTGCCCACCATGGTGCCGTATCTGGTGGCCATCGGCTTCTTGTCCAATTCAACGCTGCCACTACCGGGTGCGATTGGCCTGCTCGTTGTGTATTGCCTTCTCATGCTGGTGCCCGCACTAATCCTGCTCGGTCTGCGGGCGGCCGCCGGCACCTGGCTCGATTCGCTCATACACCGGGTCAGCTCAAAAATGAGCAAATTTAGCGGTGAAACGGTGCTGTGGGTGCTGGGTATCGTGGGCTTCTTACTGCTCCGCGCCGGACTAACCGCCCTGGCCCCGGCGGCCGCCTGGAACCCCTTCAAGTGA
- the trpS gene encoding tryptophan--tRNA ligase, producing the protein MSETTARPRVLSGMQPSGDSLHLGNYLGALVNWVKTQDDYQTLFFIPDMHAITVEQNPAELRERTRKTAAQYIAGGIDIEKSTLFVQSHVPEHAQLAWVLNCITGFGEASRMTQFKDKSAKGGADAASVGLFTYPVLMAADILLYRPQGVPVGDDQRQHVELARDLAKRFNFRFGETFVVPEAFIQKEGARIYDLQNPTSKMSKSASGPNGLINILDDPKVTAKRIKSAVTDADTVIAHDRASKPGVTNLLEILSTLTDKSVDTLVTEYDGKMYGHLKVDVAEAVVARLEPIRARTLELLDDPAELDSLLAHGAAKAREIASVTLADVYAKVGFLPPLGVV; encoded by the coding sequence ATGAGTGAAACCACAGCACGTCCCCGCGTTCTCTCCGGCATGCAGCCCTCAGGAGACAGCCTGCACCTGGGCAACTACCTGGGCGCACTGGTCAACTGGGTAAAAACCCAGGACGACTACCAGACGCTGTTCTTCATCCCCGATATGCACGCCATCACGGTGGAGCAGAATCCGGCGGAACTGCGCGAACGCACCCGCAAGACGGCCGCCCAGTACATTGCCGGCGGCATTGACATTGAAAAGTCCACGCTTTTTGTTCAGTCCCACGTGCCAGAGCACGCTCAGCTCGCCTGGGTACTGAACTGCATCACCGGATTCGGTGAAGCCTCCCGCATGACTCAGTTCAAGGACAAGTCAGCCAAAGGTGGTGCCGATGCCGCGAGCGTTGGTCTGTTCACCTACCCGGTCCTGATGGCCGCTGATATTCTGCTCTACCGCCCCCAGGGTGTTCCGGTGGGCGATGATCAGCGCCAGCATGTGGAGCTGGCTCGTGACCTGGCAAAGCGCTTCAACTTCAGGTTTGGTGAGACCTTCGTAGTCCCTGAGGCGTTTATTCAGAAGGAGGGTGCACGTATTTATGACTTGCAAAATCCGACGTCGAAGATGTCCAAGTCTGCATCGGGCCCCAACGGTCTGATCAACATTCTCGATGACCCCAAGGTCACCGCCAAGCGCATCAAGTCAGCAGTCACCGACGCTGACACGGTGATTGCTCATGACCGTGCAAGCAAGCCCGGCGTCACCAACTTGTTGGAAATTCTCTCCACTCTGACGGATAAGTCCGTTGACACCTTGGTGACCGAGTATGACGGCAAGATGTATGGACACCTGAAGGTGGATGTTGCCGAGGCCGTGGTGGCACGGTTGGAGCCCATCCGCGCCCGCACCTTGGAACTGCTCGATGACCCCGCAGAGCTGGATTCGCTGCTGGCTCACGGCGCGGCCAAGGCCCGGGAAATTGCGTCGGTCACCCTCGCCGATGTTTACGCCAAGGTAGGGTTCCTCCCGCCGCTCGGGGTGGTCTGA
- the purU gene encoding formyltetrahydrofolate deformylase, producing MPDSSAAASHGSPSHGYVLTLSCADQPGIVHSVSGSLLEAGCNITDSQQYGNPDTGTFFMRVAVETTTSFSRLREHLESVAAQFELKWTLHRAGAPIRTLIMASKAAHCLNDLLFLQRSGTLPVEIPAIVSNHMDLKPLADFYSIPFHYIPVTADTKADAEAALLALVAELDVDLVVLARYMQVLSDDLCNHLAGRAINIHHSFLPSFKGARPYHQAHARGVKIIGATAHYVTAVLDEGPIIEQEVIRVDHGHSVEKFVSMGRAVEARTLAQAVQWHAEHRVLLDGHRTVVFA from the coding sequence GTGCCCGACTCTTCCGCTGCCGCCTCGCACGGATCTCCCTCACACGGATACGTACTGACGCTCTCCTGTGCCGATCAGCCGGGCATCGTCCATTCCGTCTCCGGTTCGTTGTTGGAGGCAGGCTGCAACATCACCGATTCCCAGCAGTATGGGAACCCTGATACCGGCACATTTTTCATGCGGGTTGCCGTGGAAACTACGACGTCGTTTTCCAGACTTCGCGAGCACCTCGAGTCGGTTGCCGCGCAGTTTGAGCTCAAATGGACGCTGCACCGCGCCGGTGCCCCGATCCGCACCTTGATCATGGCCTCCAAGGCCGCACACTGCCTGAACGACCTGCTGTTCCTACAGCGTTCGGGCACCCTGCCGGTGGAGATCCCGGCCATTGTTTCCAACCACATGGATCTGAAGCCGCTGGCCGATTTTTACTCCATCCCCTTCCACTACATTCCTGTCACAGCAGATACCAAGGCCGACGCCGAGGCAGCTCTCCTTGCGCTGGTGGCTGAGCTCGACGTTGATCTGGTGGTCTTGGCCCGCTACATGCAGGTCCTCTCCGATGACCTCTGTAACCACTTGGCCGGACGCGCCATCAACATCCACCACTCGTTCCTGCCCTCTTTCAAGGGGGCCCGTCCCTACCACCAGGCACATGCCCGCGGTGTGAAAATCATCGGCGCCACAGCCCATTACGTCACGGCCGTGCTGGATGAAGGTCCCATCATCGAACAGGAAGTCATCCGCGTGGATCATGGCCATTCGGTGGAGAAGTTCGTTTCCATGGGCCGCGCCGTCGAGGCCCGCACCCTGGCCCAGGCTGTCCAGTGGCACGCCGAGCACCGAGTACTCCTGGACGGACACCGCACGGTCGTCTTCGCCTGA
- a CDS encoding bifunctional methylenetetrahydrofolate dehydrogenase/methenyltetrahydrofolate cyclohydrolase yields the protein MTAQILDGKATAAAIKSELTVRVAALAARGVVPGLGTILVGSDPGSQWYVGGKHKDCAEVGIKSIRIDLPDTATQDDVLAAVRQLNEDPSCTGYIVQLPLPKHIDQDVVLEAIDPAKDADGLHPMNLGRLVANVNRPMSSPLPCTPKGCIVLLERHGISLNGKRVVVVGRGVTIGRPMGLLLTRRDINATVVLAHTGTVDLAAELRLADVVVAAAGVPHMIKAADLKPGAIVLDVGVSRVDDGNGKAVVTGDVEPAAASVASWISPNPGGVGPMTRAMLLANVVEAAERA from the coding sequence ATGACTGCTCAAATCCTTGACGGCAAGGCTACAGCCGCTGCCATCAAATCCGAGTTGACCGTGCGCGTGGCTGCCCTCGCAGCCCGCGGCGTCGTCCCGGGCCTGGGTACCATCTTGGTTGGCTCGGATCCGGGCTCTCAGTGGTACGTGGGCGGAAAGCATAAGGACTGTGCCGAAGTTGGCATCAAGTCCATCCGCATCGACCTGCCGGACACCGCAACCCAGGACGACGTCCTGGCTGCTGTCCGCCAGCTCAACGAGGATCCCAGCTGCACCGGCTACATTGTCCAGCTGCCCCTCCCGAAGCACATTGACCAGGACGTGGTGCTGGAAGCCATTGACCCGGCCAAGGACGCAGACGGCCTGCACCCCATGAACTTGGGTCGCCTGGTGGCCAATGTGAACCGTCCCATGAGTTCCCCGCTGCCGTGCACGCCCAAGGGCTGCATCGTGTTGTTGGAACGCCACGGGATTTCACTGAACGGCAAGCGTGTTGTGGTTGTTGGCCGCGGCGTCACGATCGGCCGGCCCATGGGCCTGCTGCTGACCCGCCGCGACATCAACGCCACAGTGGTCCTGGCCCATACCGGCACTGTTGATCTGGCCGCTGAATTGCGTCTGGCCGACGTGGTAGTTGCTGCCGCTGGTGTGCCGCACATGATCAAGGCTGCCGATTTGAAGCCCGGCGCTATTGTCTTGGACGTTGGCGTCAGCCGCGTGGACGACGGCAATGGCAAGGCAGTTGTTACCGGTGACGTGGAGCCCGCAGCCGCATCTGTGGCGAGCTGGATCTCCCCGAACCCGGGCGGCGTCGGGCCCATGACTCGCGCCATGCTGTTGGCCAACGTGGTTGAGGCCGCCGAGCGCGCCTAG
- the glyA gene encoding serine hydroxymethyltransferase, protein MSFSPTQSVTNAPLSELDPEIAAVLKDELARQRDTLEMIASENFAPRAVLQAQGSVLTNKYAEGYPGRRYYGGCEAVDVAENLAIERVKSLFGAEYANVQPHSGAQANAAALAAMIKPGDKIMGLSLAHGGHLTHGMKLNFSGKLYEVAAYEVEPDTFRIDMDKLRLQAIAEKPQVIIAGWSAYPRQLDFAAFRAIADEVGALLWTDMAHFAGLVAAGLHPNPVPYSDIVTSTVHKTLSGPRSGVILAKKEWAKKINSSVFPGQQGGPLMHVIAAKAVAFKIAAGEEFAERQARVLEGAKIIADRLNAPDVAEAGVSVLTGGTDVHLVLVDLRNSEMDGQQAEDLLHSVGITVNRNAVPFDPRPPMVTSGLRIGTPALATRGFGAKEFTEVGEIIAEALKGGADVDALSARVKALAADFPLYPGQEEW, encoded by the coding sequence GTGTCTTTCTCACCCACCCAGTCCGTAACCAACGCACCCCTCTCCGAGCTTGATCCGGAAATTGCAGCCGTCCTGAAGGACGAGCTCGCCCGCCAGCGCGACACGCTGGAAATGATCGCCTCGGAAAACTTCGCACCCCGCGCCGTGCTCCAAGCACAGGGCTCAGTGCTCACCAACAAGTACGCCGAGGGCTACCCGGGCCGCCGTTACTACGGCGGCTGCGAAGCTGTTGACGTTGCCGAGAACCTGGCCATCGAGCGCGTCAAGTCCCTGTTCGGCGCCGAGTACGCCAACGTCCAGCCGCACTCCGGCGCACAGGCCAACGCTGCAGCACTGGCCGCAATGATCAAGCCTGGCGATAAGATCATGGGCCTGTCTTTGGCTCACGGTGGACACCTGACTCACGGCATGAAGCTGAACTTCTCCGGCAAGCTGTACGAGGTTGCCGCCTACGAAGTTGAGCCCGACACCTTCCGTATCGACATGGACAAGCTGCGGTTGCAGGCCATCGCCGAGAAGCCTCAGGTCATCATTGCCGGTTGGTCCGCGTACCCGCGCCAGCTCGACTTCGCTGCGTTCCGTGCCATTGCCGATGAGGTTGGCGCACTGCTCTGGACCGATATGGCTCACTTTGCCGGTTTGGTTGCCGCAGGCCTGCACCCGAACCCGGTGCCGTACTCCGACATTGTCACCTCCACTGTTCACAAGACCCTTTCCGGCCCGCGTTCAGGCGTGATCCTGGCCAAGAAGGAATGGGCCAAGAAGATCAACTCTTCCGTGTTCCCGGGACAGCAGGGCGGCCCGCTCATGCACGTTATCGCCGCCAAGGCTGTTGCGTTCAAGATTGCTGCAGGCGAAGAATTCGCCGAGCGTCAGGCACGCGTGCTCGAAGGCGCCAAGATCATTGCTGACCGCTTGAACGCACCCGACGTTGCCGAGGCCGGCGTGTCAGTGCTGACCGGTGGCACCGATGTGCACCTGGTTCTGGTGGACCTGCGCAACTCGGAAATGGACGGCCAGCAGGCCGAAGATCTCCTGCACAGCGTTGGCATCACCGTGAACCGCAATGCCGTTCCGTTTGACCCGCGTCCCCCGATGGTCACCTCCGGCCTGCGCATCGGTACCCCGGCACTGGCCACGCGCGGTTTTGGCGCCAAGGAATTCACCGAAGTTGGCGAGATCATTGCAGAAGCACTCAAGGGTGGTGCCGACGTTGACGCTCTGAGTGCCCGCGTCAAGGCCCTCGCTGCCGACTTCCCGCTCTACCCCGGTCAGGAAGAATGGTAA
- a CDS encoding protealysin inhibitor emfourin produces MKLIIFRGGGFAGMVARTELDAKSLPRDDAKTFASEIARANLRDEPPPVPEKSWPDAQHYELCLEESGPTLNVRYSEESLPEDVRLLMAWVDGRPERVESIGP; encoded by the coding sequence ATGAAGTTGATCATCTTTCGCGGTGGCGGTTTCGCGGGCATGGTGGCCCGCACCGAACTCGACGCCAAATCCCTGCCACGTGACGACGCAAAAACATTCGCCAGCGAGATCGCTCGCGCTAATTTGCGCGACGAACCCCCGCCCGTGCCGGAAAAATCATGGCCAGATGCTCAGCACTACGAACTCTGCTTGGAAGAGTCCGGCCCCACTCTCAACGTCCGCTATAGCGAGGAAAGCCTCCCAGAGGATGTTCGCCTGCTCATGGCGTGGGTAGACGGGCGCCCCGAACGTGTTGAGTCGATAGGACCCTAG